Proteins from one Penaeus vannamei isolate JL-2024 chromosome 8, ASM4276789v1, whole genome shotgun sequence genomic window:
- the LOC113824847 gene encoding uncharacterized protein isoform X2 — protein sequence MLDKVEDENSPPALGGCVGGCLGGCVGGCSGGDSSDLDLGDDLSDDTRDSTSDDDHGDDPSGGANLSGGNQSRRFLTWRRSQASTCDGNEASDGGVVLEVGLGEANEERGVVGHHRNIRKVFTNTRERWRQQNVSGAFAELRRLVPTHPPDKKLSKNEILRLAIKYINLLNSVLEWQRRQDDAFYPPHDQDNCNNNTSNSNNNTRRNGTVLSSGNGQRGSPLSPREACISIDTSLRYRHHLHRPSSPQSPESPPPPSSTSSSSSSPSPSSYSSPSVALPRPSPIPITHYSIPSSTATLTSPATSPRPHASSTTSRVISPPPEEGPQSTAARFHPYVLAVRVRPGLTLLHPQAK from the exons ATGCTTGACAAG GTTGAGGACGAGAATTCGCCCCCTGCCCTGGGTGGATGCGTGGGCGGCTGTCTGGGTGGTTGCGTGGGCGGGTGCAGCGGAGGCGACAGCAGTGACCTCGACCTTGGCGACGACCTCTCCGACGACACGCGAGACTCAACCTCCGACGATGACCACGGCGACGACCCCTCTGGCGGCGCGAACCTCTCCGGCGGGAACCAGAGTCGCCGCTTCCTCACTTGGCGTCGGTCCCAAG CGTCCACGTGCGACGGCAACGAAGCGAGCGACGGCGGGGTGGTCCTCGAGGTCGGCCTTGGGGAAGCGAACGAGGAGCGAGGTGTCGTGGGGCACCATCGCAACATCAGGAAGGTCTTCACCAACACGCGGGAGCGCTGGAGGCAGCAGAACGTGAGCGGAGCCTTCGCCGAGCTGCGCCGCCTCGTGCCCACGCACCCGCCCGACAAGAAGCTCTCGAAGAACGAGATCCTCAGACTCGCTATAAAATACATCAATCTTCTCAACTCTGTTCTCGAGTGGCAGCGTCGGCAGGATGACGCGTTTTATCCCCCGCACGACCAGgataattgcaacaacaacaccagcaacagcaacaacaataccagGCGAAACGGGACTGTGCTGAGCAGCGGGAACGGCCAGCGCGGGTCTCCGCTCTCCCCGCGCGAGGCTTGCATCAGCATCGACACCTCCCTCCGCtaccgccaccacctccaccgacCTTCCTCCCCGCAGTCTCCGGAGTCGCCTCCTCcgccctcgtccacctcctcatcctcatcctcgccctccccttcctcttactcctctccctcggTGGCgctcccccgcccctcgcccatCCCCATCACGCActactccatcccttcctccaccgcCACACTCACTTCCCCGGCCACGTCTCCGCGCCCGCACGCCTCCTCCACGACGTCGAGGGTCATCTCCCCGCCTCCCGAAGAAGGCCCGCAGAGCACGGCGGCGCGATTTCACCCTTACGTGCTGGCGGTGCGGGTGCGGCCGGGCCTCACGCTCCTGCACCCTCAGGCCAAGTGA
- the LOC113824847 gene encoding uncharacterized protein isoform X1, which translates to MVELKKAQAAGEFALFRGTRLAQNNIIKVEDENSPPALGGCVGGCLGGCVGGCSGGDSSDLDLGDDLSDDTRDSTSDDDHGDDPSGGANLSGGNQSRRFLTWRRSQASTCDGNEASDGGVVLEVGLGEANEERGVVGHHRNIRKVFTNTRERWRQQNVSGAFAELRRLVPTHPPDKKLSKNEILRLAIKYINLLNSVLEWQRRQDDAFYPPHDQDNCNNNTSNSNNNTRRNGTVLSSGNGQRGSPLSPREACISIDTSLRYRHHLHRPSSPQSPESPPPPSSTSSSSSSPSPSSYSSPSVALPRPSPIPITHYSIPSSTATLTSPATSPRPHASSTTSRVISPPPEEGPQSTAARFHPYVLAVRVRPGLTLLHPQAK; encoded by the exons ATGGTAGAGCTGAAGAAAGCACAAGCAGCAGGGGAATTTGCCCTCTTCCGAGGCACACGACTTGCGCAGAACAACATTATCAAG GTTGAGGACGAGAATTCGCCCCCTGCCCTGGGTGGATGCGTGGGCGGCTGTCTGGGTGGTTGCGTGGGCGGGTGCAGCGGAGGCGACAGCAGTGACCTCGACCTTGGCGACGACCTCTCCGACGACACGCGAGACTCAACCTCCGACGATGACCACGGCGACGACCCCTCTGGCGGCGCGAACCTCTCCGGCGGGAACCAGAGTCGCCGCTTCCTCACTTGGCGTCGGTCCCAAG CGTCCACGTGCGACGGCAACGAAGCGAGCGACGGCGGGGTGGTCCTCGAGGTCGGCCTTGGGGAAGCGAACGAGGAGCGAGGTGTCGTGGGGCACCATCGCAACATCAGGAAGGTCTTCACCAACACGCGGGAGCGCTGGAGGCAGCAGAACGTGAGCGGAGCCTTCGCCGAGCTGCGCCGCCTCGTGCCCACGCACCCGCCCGACAAGAAGCTCTCGAAGAACGAGATCCTCAGACTCGCTATAAAATACATCAATCTTCTCAACTCTGTTCTCGAGTGGCAGCGTCGGCAGGATGACGCGTTTTATCCCCCGCACGACCAGgataattgcaacaacaacaccagcaacagcaacaacaataccagGCGAAACGGGACTGTGCTGAGCAGCGGGAACGGCCAGCGCGGGTCTCCGCTCTCCCCGCGCGAGGCTTGCATCAGCATCGACACCTCCCTCCGCtaccgccaccacctccaccgacCTTCCTCCCCGCAGTCTCCGGAGTCGCCTCCTCcgccctcgtccacctcctcatcctcatcctcgccctccccttcctcttactcctctccctcggTGGCgctcccccgcccctcgcccatCCCCATCACGCActactccatcccttcctccaccgcCACACTCACTTCCCCGGCCACGTCTCCGCGCCCGCACGCCTCCTCCACGACGTCGAGGGTCATCTCCCCGCCTCCCGAAGAAGGCCCGCAGAGCACGGCGGCGCGATTTCACCCTTACGTGCTGGCGGTGCGGGTGCGGCCGGGCCTCACGCTCCTGCACCCTCAGGCCAAGTGA